A window of Theropithecus gelada isolate Dixy chromosome 14, Tgel_1.0, whole genome shotgun sequence contains these coding sequences:
- the FTH1 gene encoding ferritin heavy chain isoform X2: MTTASTSQVRQNYHQDSEAAINRQINLELYASYVYLSMEREHAEKLMKLQNQRGGRIFLQDIKKPDYDDWESGLNAMECALHLEKNVNQSLLELHKLATDKNDPHLCDFIETHYLNEQVKAIKELGDHVTNLRKMGAPESGLAEYLFDKHTLGDSDNES, from the exons ATGACGACCGCGTCCACCTCGCAGGTGCGCCAGAACTACCACCAGGACTCAGAGGCCGCCATCAACCGCCAGATCAACCTGGAGCTCTACGCTTCCTACGTTTACCTGTCCATG GAAAGGGAACATGCTGAGAAACTGATGAAGCTGCAGAACCAACGAGGTGGCCGAATCTTCCTTCAGGATATTAAG AAACCAGACTATGATGACTGGGAGAGCGGGCTGAATGCGATGGAGTGTgctttacatttggaaaaaaatgtgaatcaGTCACTACTGGAACTGCACAAACTGGCCACTGACAAAAATGACCCCCAT TTGTGTGACTTCATTGAGACACATTACCTGAATGAGCAGGTGAAAGCCATCAAAGAATTGGGTGACCACGTGACCAACTTGCGCAAGATGGGAGCACCCGAATCTGGCTTGGCAGAGTATCTCTTTGACAAGCACACCCTGGGAGACAGTGATAATGAAAGCTAA
- the FTH1 gene encoding ferritin heavy chain isoform X1, giving the protein MTTASTSQVRQNYHQDSEAAINRQINLELYASYVYLSMSYYFDRDDVALKNFAKYFLHQSHEEREHAEKLMKLQNQRGGRIFLQDIKKPDYDDWESGLNAMECALHLEKNVNQSLLELHKLATDKNDPHLCDFIETHYLNEQVKAIKELGDHVTNLRKMGAPESGLAEYLFDKHTLGDSDNES; this is encoded by the exons ATGACGACCGCGTCCACCTCGCAGGTGCGCCAGAACTACCACCAGGACTCAGAGGCCGCCATCAACCGCCAGATCAACCTGGAGCTCTACGCTTCCTACGTTTACCTGTCCATG TCTTACTACTTTGACCGCGATGATGTGGCTTTGAAGAACTTTGCCAAATACTTTCTTCACCAATCTCATGAGGAAAGGGAACATGCTGAGAAACTGATGAAGCTGCAGAACCAACGAGGTGGCCGAATCTTCCTTCAGGATATTAAG AAACCAGACTATGATGACTGGGAGAGCGGGCTGAATGCGATGGAGTGTgctttacatttggaaaaaaatgtgaatcaGTCACTACTGGAACTGCACAAACTGGCCACTGACAAAAATGACCCCCAT TTGTGTGACTTCATTGAGACACATTACCTGAATGAGCAGGTGAAAGCCATCAAAGAATTGGGTGACCACGTGACCAACTTGCGCAAGATGGGAGCACCCGAATCTGGCTTGGCAGAGTATCTCTTTGACAAGCACACCCTGGGAGACAGTGATAATGAAAGCTAA
- the BEST1 gene encoding bestrophin-1 isoform X3, with the protein MFEKLTLYCDSYIQLIPISFVLGFYVTLVVTRWWNQYENLPWPDRLMSLVSGFVEGKDEQGRLLRRTLIRYANLGNVLILRSVSTAVYKRFPSAQHLVQAGFMTPAEHKQLEKLSLPHNMFWVPWVWFANLSMKAWLGGRIRDPILLQSLLNEMNTLRTQCGHLYAYDWISIPLVYTQVVTVAVYSFFLTCLVGRQFLNPAKAYPGHELDLVVPVFTFLQFFFYVGWLKVSLLAVDEMHQDLPRMEPDMYWNEPEPHPPYTAASAQFRRASFMGSTFNISLNKEEMEFQPNQEDEEDAHTGIIGRFLGLQSHDHHPPRANSRTKLLWPKRESLLHEGLPKNHKAVKQNVRGQEDNKAWKLKAVDAFKSAPLYQRPGYYSAPQTPLSPTPMFFPPEPSVLSKLHSVTGIDTKDKSLKTVSSGAKNCSELLSGSDGALMEHSEVSHVRRKTVEFNLTDMPEIPENHLKEPLELSTTNIHATLKDHVDPYWALENRDEAHS; encoded by the exons ATGTTTGAGAAGCTGACTCTGTATTGCGACAGCTACATCCAGCTCATCCCCATTTCCTTCGTGCTGG GCTTCTACGTGACGCTGGTCGTGACCCGCTGGTGGAACCAGTACGAGAACCTGCCGTGGCCCGACCGCCTCATGAGCTTGGTGTCGGGCTTCGTCGAAGGCAAGGACGAGCAAGGCCGGCTGCTGCGGCGCACGCTCATCCGCTacgccaacctgggcaacgtgcTCATCTTGCGCAGCGTCAGCACCGCGGTCTACAAGCGCTTCCCCAGCGCCCAGCACCTGGTGCAAGCAG GCTTTATGACCCCGGCAGAACACAAGCAGTTGGAGAAGCTGAGCTTACCACACAACATGTTCTGGGTGCCCTGGGTGTGGTTTGCCAACCTGTCAATGAAGGCGTGGCTTGGAGGTCGAATCCGGGACCCTATCCTGCTCCAGAGCCTGCTGAAC GAGATGAACACCTTGCGCACTCAGTGTGGACACCTGTATGCCTACGACTGGATTAGTATCCCACTGGTGTATACACAG GTGGTGACTGTGGCGGTGTACAGCTTCTTCCTGACTTGTCTAGTTGGGCGGCAGTTTCTGAACCCGGCCAAGGCCTACCCTGGCCATGAGCTGGACCTCGTTGTGCCCGTCTTCACATTCCTGCAGTTCTTCTTCTATGTTGGCTGGTTGAAG GTGTCCCTGCTGGCTGTGGATGAGATGCACCAGGACCTGCCTCGGATGGAGCCAGACATGTACTGGAATGAGCCTGAGCCACACCCCCCCTACACAGCTGCTTCCGCCCAGTTCCGTCGAGCCTCCTTTATGGGCTCCACCTTCAACATCAG CCTGAACAAAgaggagatggagtttcagccCAATCAGGAGGACGAAGAGGACGCTCACACTGGCATCATTGGCCGCTTCCTAGGGCTGCAGTCCCATGATCACCATCCTCCCAGGGCAAACTCAAGGACCAAACTACTGTGGCCCAAGAGGGAATCCCTTCTCCACGAGGGCCTGCCCAAAAACCACAAGGCAGTCAAACAGAACGTTAGGGGCCAGGAAGACAACAAGGCCTGGAAGCTTAAAGCTGTAGACGCCTTCAAGTCTGCCCCACTGTATCAGAGGCCAGGCTACTACAGTGCCCCACAGACGCCCCTCAGCCCCACTCCCATGTTCTTCCCCCCAGAACCATCGGTGCTGTCAAAGCTTCACAGTGTCACAGGCATAGACACCAAAGACAAAAGCCTAAAGACTGTGAGTTCTGGGGCCAAGAACTGTTCTGAATTGCTCTCAGGGAGCGATGGGGCCTTGATGGAGCACTCAGAAGTATCTCACGTGAGGAGGAAAACCGTGGAGTTTAACCTGACGGATATGCCAGAGATCCCCGAAAATCATCTCAAAGAACCTTTGGAACTATCAACAACCAACATACACGCTACACTAAAAGACCACGTGGATCCTTATTGGGCCTTGGAAAACAG GGATGAAGCACATTCCTAA
- the BEST1 gene encoding bestrophin-1 isoform X2: MFEKLTLYCDSYIQLIPISFVLGFYVTLVVTRWWNQYENLPWPDRLMSLVSGFVEGKDEQGRLLRRTLIRYANLGNVLILRSVSTAVYKRFPSAQHLVQAGFMTPAEHKQLEKLSLPHNMFWVPWVWFANLSMKAWLGGRIRDPILLQSLLNEMNTLRTQCGHLYAYDWISIPLVYTQVVTVAVYSFFLTCLVGRQFLNPAKAYPGHELDLVVPVFTFLQFFFYVGWLKVAEQLINPFGEDDDDFETNWIVDRNLQVSLLAVDEMHQDLPRMEPDMYWNEPEPHPPYTAASAQFRRASFMGSTFNISLNKEEMEFQPNQEDEEDAHTGIIGRFLGLQSHDHHPPRANSRTKLLWPKRESLLHEGLPKNHKAVKQNVRGQEDNKAWKLKAVDAFKSAPLYQRPGYYSAPQTPLSPTPMFFPPEPSVLSKLHSVTGIDTKDKSLKTVSSGAKNCSELLSGSDGALMEHSEVSHVRRKTVEFNLTDMPEIPENHLKEPLELSTTNIHATLKDHVDPYWALENRDEAHS; encoded by the exons ATGTTTGAGAAGCTGACTCTGTATTGCGACAGCTACATCCAGCTCATCCCCATTTCCTTCGTGCTGG GCTTCTACGTGACGCTGGTCGTGACCCGCTGGTGGAACCAGTACGAGAACCTGCCGTGGCCCGACCGCCTCATGAGCTTGGTGTCGGGCTTCGTCGAAGGCAAGGACGAGCAAGGCCGGCTGCTGCGGCGCACGCTCATCCGCTacgccaacctgggcaacgtgcTCATCTTGCGCAGCGTCAGCACCGCGGTCTACAAGCGCTTCCCCAGCGCCCAGCACCTGGTGCAAGCAG GCTTTATGACCCCGGCAGAACACAAGCAGTTGGAGAAGCTGAGCTTACCACACAACATGTTCTGGGTGCCCTGGGTGTGGTTTGCCAACCTGTCAATGAAGGCGTGGCTTGGAGGTCGAATCCGGGACCCTATCCTGCTCCAGAGCCTGCTGAAC GAGATGAACACCTTGCGCACTCAGTGTGGACACCTGTATGCCTACGACTGGATTAGTATCCCACTGGTGTATACACAG GTGGTGACTGTGGCGGTGTACAGCTTCTTCCTGACTTGTCTAGTTGGGCGGCAGTTTCTGAACCCGGCCAAGGCCTACCCTGGCCATGAGCTGGACCTCGTTGTGCCCGTCTTCACATTCCTGCAGTTCTTCTTCTATGTTGGCTGGTTGAAG GTGGCAGAGCAGCTCATCAACCCGTTTGGAGAGGACGATGATGATTTTGAGACCAACTGGATTGTCGACAGGAATTTGCAG GTGTCCCTGCTGGCTGTGGATGAGATGCACCAGGACCTGCCTCGGATGGAGCCAGACATGTACTGGAATGAGCCTGAGCCACACCCCCCCTACACAGCTGCTTCCGCCCAGTTCCGTCGAGCCTCCTTTATGGGCTCCACCTTCAACATCAG CCTGAACAAAgaggagatggagtttcagccCAATCAGGAGGACGAAGAGGACGCTCACACTGGCATCATTGGCCGCTTCCTAGGGCTGCAGTCCCATGATCACCATCCTCCCAGGGCAAACTCAAGGACCAAACTACTGTGGCCCAAGAGGGAATCCCTTCTCCACGAGGGCCTGCCCAAAAACCACAAGGCAGTCAAACAGAACGTTAGGGGCCAGGAAGACAACAAGGCCTGGAAGCTTAAAGCTGTAGACGCCTTCAAGTCTGCCCCACTGTATCAGAGGCCAGGCTACTACAGTGCCCCACAGACGCCCCTCAGCCCCACTCCCATGTTCTTCCCCCCAGAACCATCGGTGCTGTCAAAGCTTCACAGTGTCACAGGCATAGACACCAAAGACAAAAGCCTAAAGACTGTGAGTTCTGGGGCCAAGAACTGTTCTGAATTGCTCTCAGGGAGCGATGGGGCCTTGATGGAGCACTCAGAAGTATCTCACGTGAGGAGGAAAACCGTGGAGTTTAACCTGACGGATATGCCAGAGATCCCCGAAAATCATCTCAAAGAACCTTTGGAACTATCAACAACCAACATACACGCTACACTAAAAGACCACGTGGATCCTTATTGGGCCTTGGAAAACAG GGATGAAGCACATTCCTAA
- the BEST1 gene encoding bestrophin-1 isoform X1 — MTITYTSQVANARLGSFSRLLLCWRGSIYKLLYGEFFIFLLCYYIIRFIYRLALTEEQQLMFEKLTLYCDSYIQLIPISFVLGFYVTLVVTRWWNQYENLPWPDRLMSLVSGFVEGKDEQGRLLRRTLIRYANLGNVLILRSVSTAVYKRFPSAQHLVQAGFMTPAEHKQLEKLSLPHNMFWVPWVWFANLSMKAWLGGRIRDPILLQSLLNEMNTLRTQCGHLYAYDWISIPLVYTQVVTVAVYSFFLTCLVGRQFLNPAKAYPGHELDLVVPVFTFLQFFFYVGWLKVAEQLINPFGEDDDDFETNWIVDRNLQVSLLAVDEMHQDLPRMEPDMYWNEPEPHPPYTAASAQFRRASFMGSTFNISLNKEEMEFQPNQEDEEDAHTGIIGRFLGLQSHDHHPPRANSRTKLLWPKRESLLHEGLPKNHKAVKQNVRGQEDNKAWKLKAVDAFKSAPLYQRPGYYSAPQTPLSPTPMFFPPEPSVLSKLHSVTGIDTKDKSLKTVSSGAKNCSELLSGSDGALMEHSEVSHVRRKTVEFNLTDMPEIPENHLKEPLELSTTNIHATLKDHVDPYWALENRDEAHS, encoded by the exons ATGACCATCACCTACACGAGCCAAGTGGCTAATGCCCGCTTAGGCTCCTTCTCCCGCCTGCTGCTGTGCTGGCGGGGCAGCATCTACAAGCTGCTGTATGGCGAGTTCTTCATCTTCCTGCTCTGCTACTACATCATCCGCTTTATTTATAG GCTGGCCCTCACAGAAGAGCAACAGCTGATGTTTGAGAAGCTGACTCTGTATTGCGACAGCTACATCCAGCTCATCCCCATTTCCTTCGTGCTGG GCTTCTACGTGACGCTGGTCGTGACCCGCTGGTGGAACCAGTACGAGAACCTGCCGTGGCCCGACCGCCTCATGAGCTTGGTGTCGGGCTTCGTCGAAGGCAAGGACGAGCAAGGCCGGCTGCTGCGGCGCACGCTCATCCGCTacgccaacctgggcaacgtgcTCATCTTGCGCAGCGTCAGCACCGCGGTCTACAAGCGCTTCCCCAGCGCCCAGCACCTGGTGCAAGCAG GCTTTATGACCCCGGCAGAACACAAGCAGTTGGAGAAGCTGAGCTTACCACACAACATGTTCTGGGTGCCCTGGGTGTGGTTTGCCAACCTGTCAATGAAGGCGTGGCTTGGAGGTCGAATCCGGGACCCTATCCTGCTCCAGAGCCTGCTGAAC GAGATGAACACCTTGCGCACTCAGTGTGGACACCTGTATGCCTACGACTGGATTAGTATCCCACTGGTGTATACACAG GTGGTGACTGTGGCGGTGTACAGCTTCTTCCTGACTTGTCTAGTTGGGCGGCAGTTTCTGAACCCGGCCAAGGCCTACCCTGGCCATGAGCTGGACCTCGTTGTGCCCGTCTTCACATTCCTGCAGTTCTTCTTCTATGTTGGCTGGTTGAAG GTGGCAGAGCAGCTCATCAACCCGTTTGGAGAGGACGATGATGATTTTGAGACCAACTGGATTGTCGACAGGAATTTGCAG GTGTCCCTGCTGGCTGTGGATGAGATGCACCAGGACCTGCCTCGGATGGAGCCAGACATGTACTGGAATGAGCCTGAGCCACACCCCCCCTACACAGCTGCTTCCGCCCAGTTCCGTCGAGCCTCCTTTATGGGCTCCACCTTCAACATCAG CCTGAACAAAgaggagatggagtttcagccCAATCAGGAGGACGAAGAGGACGCTCACACTGGCATCATTGGCCGCTTCCTAGGGCTGCAGTCCCATGATCACCATCCTCCCAGGGCAAACTCAAGGACCAAACTACTGTGGCCCAAGAGGGAATCCCTTCTCCACGAGGGCCTGCCCAAAAACCACAAGGCAGTCAAACAGAACGTTAGGGGCCAGGAAGACAACAAGGCCTGGAAGCTTAAAGCTGTAGACGCCTTCAAGTCTGCCCCACTGTATCAGAGGCCAGGCTACTACAGTGCCCCACAGACGCCCCTCAGCCCCACTCCCATGTTCTTCCCCCCAGAACCATCGGTGCTGTCAAAGCTTCACAGTGTCACAGGCATAGACACCAAAGACAAAAGCCTAAAGACTGTGAGTTCTGGGGCCAAGAACTGTTCTGAATTGCTCTCAGGGAGCGATGGGGCCTTGATGGAGCACTCAGAAGTATCTCACGTGAGGAGGAAAACCGTGGAGTTTAACCTGACGGATATGCCAGAGATCCCCGAAAATCATCTCAAAGAACCTTTGGAACTATCAACAACCAACATACACGCTACACTAAAAGACCACGTGGATCCTTATTGGGCCTTGGAAAACAG GGATGAAGCACATTCCTAA
- the BEST1 gene encoding bestrophin-1 isoform X4 produces MSLVSGFVEGKDEQGRLLRRTLIRYANLGNVLILRSVSTAVYKRFPSAQHLVQAGFMTPAEHKQLEKLSLPHNMFWVPWVWFANLSMKAWLGGRIRDPILLQSLLNEMNTLRTQCGHLYAYDWISIPLVYTQVVTVAVYSFFLTCLVGRQFLNPAKAYPGHELDLVVPVFTFLQFFFYVGWLKVAEQLINPFGEDDDDFETNWIVDRNLQVSLLAVDEMHQDLPRMEPDMYWNEPEPHPPYTAASAQFRRASFMGSTFNISLNKEEMEFQPNQEDEEDAHTGIIGRFLGLQSHDHHPPRANSRTKLLWPKRESLLHEGLPKNHKAVKQNVRGQEDNKAWKLKAVDAFKSAPLYQRPGYYSAPQTPLSPTPMFFPPEPSVLSKLHSVTGIDTKDKSLKTVSSGAKNCSELLSGSDGALMEHSEVSHVRRKTVEFNLTDMPEIPENHLKEPLELSTTNIHATLKDHVDPYWALENRDEAHS; encoded by the exons ATGAGCTTGGTGTCGGGCTTCGTCGAAGGCAAGGACGAGCAAGGCCGGCTGCTGCGGCGCACGCTCATCCGCTacgccaacctgggcaacgtgcTCATCTTGCGCAGCGTCAGCACCGCGGTCTACAAGCGCTTCCCCAGCGCCCAGCACCTGGTGCAAGCAG GCTTTATGACCCCGGCAGAACACAAGCAGTTGGAGAAGCTGAGCTTACCACACAACATGTTCTGGGTGCCCTGGGTGTGGTTTGCCAACCTGTCAATGAAGGCGTGGCTTGGAGGTCGAATCCGGGACCCTATCCTGCTCCAGAGCCTGCTGAAC GAGATGAACACCTTGCGCACTCAGTGTGGACACCTGTATGCCTACGACTGGATTAGTATCCCACTGGTGTATACACAG GTGGTGACTGTGGCGGTGTACAGCTTCTTCCTGACTTGTCTAGTTGGGCGGCAGTTTCTGAACCCGGCCAAGGCCTACCCTGGCCATGAGCTGGACCTCGTTGTGCCCGTCTTCACATTCCTGCAGTTCTTCTTCTATGTTGGCTGGTTGAAG GTGGCAGAGCAGCTCATCAACCCGTTTGGAGAGGACGATGATGATTTTGAGACCAACTGGATTGTCGACAGGAATTTGCAG GTGTCCCTGCTGGCTGTGGATGAGATGCACCAGGACCTGCCTCGGATGGAGCCAGACATGTACTGGAATGAGCCTGAGCCACACCCCCCCTACACAGCTGCTTCCGCCCAGTTCCGTCGAGCCTCCTTTATGGGCTCCACCTTCAACATCAG CCTGAACAAAgaggagatggagtttcagccCAATCAGGAGGACGAAGAGGACGCTCACACTGGCATCATTGGCCGCTTCCTAGGGCTGCAGTCCCATGATCACCATCCTCCCAGGGCAAACTCAAGGACCAAACTACTGTGGCCCAAGAGGGAATCCCTTCTCCACGAGGGCCTGCCCAAAAACCACAAGGCAGTCAAACAGAACGTTAGGGGCCAGGAAGACAACAAGGCCTGGAAGCTTAAAGCTGTAGACGCCTTCAAGTCTGCCCCACTGTATCAGAGGCCAGGCTACTACAGTGCCCCACAGACGCCCCTCAGCCCCACTCCCATGTTCTTCCCCCCAGAACCATCGGTGCTGTCAAAGCTTCACAGTGTCACAGGCATAGACACCAAAGACAAAAGCCTAAAGACTGTGAGTTCTGGGGCCAAGAACTGTTCTGAATTGCTCTCAGGGAGCGATGGGGCCTTGATGGAGCACTCAGAAGTATCTCACGTGAGGAGGAAAACCGTGGAGTTTAACCTGACGGATATGCCAGAGATCCCCGAAAATCATCTCAAAGAACCTTTGGAACTATCAACAACCAACATACACGCTACACTAAAAGACCACGTGGATCCTTATTGGGCCTTGGAAAACAG GGATGAAGCACATTCCTAA
- the BEST1 gene encoding bestrophin-1 isoform X5, whose amino-acid sequence MHQDLPRMEPDMYWNEPEPHPPYTAASAQFRRASFMGSTFNISLNKEEMEFQPNQEDEEDAHTGIIGRFLGLQSHDHHPPRANSRTKLLWPKRESLLHEGLPKNHKAVKQNVRGQEDNKAWKLKAVDAFKSAPLYQRPGYYSAPQTPLSPTPMFFPPEPSVLSKLHSVTGIDTKDKSLKTVSSGAKNCSELLSGSDGALMEHSEVSHVRRKTVEFNLTDMPEIPENHLKEPLELSTTNIHATLKDHVDPYWALENRSVLHPNQGHCIALCPTPASLALNLPFLHNFLGFHHCQSTLDLRPALAWGICLATSTGILGKCSGPFLTSPKSLVSAGKTSWEQVKEAEVVLTRVLLENCPRADRPGLAEQMLSLAPTYFEQGWLTQNHGVPVSWMTDEHFPITI is encoded by the exons ATGCACCAGGACCTGCCTCGGATGGAGCCAGACATGTACTGGAATGAGCCTGAGCCACACCCCCCCTACACAGCTGCTTCCGCCCAGTTCCGTCGAGCCTCCTTTATGGGCTCCACCTTCAACATCAG CCTGAACAAAgaggagatggagtttcagccCAATCAGGAGGACGAAGAGGACGCTCACACTGGCATCATTGGCCGCTTCCTAGGGCTGCAGTCCCATGATCACCATCCTCCCAGGGCAAACTCAAGGACCAAACTACTGTGGCCCAAGAGGGAATCCCTTCTCCACGAGGGCCTGCCCAAAAACCACAAGGCAGTCAAACAGAACGTTAGGGGCCAGGAAGACAACAAGGCCTGGAAGCTTAAAGCTGTAGACGCCTTCAAGTCTGCCCCACTGTATCAGAGGCCAGGCTACTACAGTGCCCCACAGACGCCCCTCAGCCCCACTCCCATGTTCTTCCCCCCAGAACCATCGGTGCTGTCAAAGCTTCACAGTGTCACAGGCATAGACACCAAAGACAAAAGCCTAAAGACTGTGAGTTCTGGGGCCAAGAACTGTTCTGAATTGCTCTCAGGGAGCGATGGGGCCTTGATGGAGCACTCAGAAGTATCTCACGTGAGGAGGAAAACCGTGGAGTTTAACCTGACGGATATGCCAGAGATCCCCGAAAATCATCTCAAAGAACCTTTGGAACTATCAACAACCAACATACACGCTACACTAAAAGACCACGTGGATCCTTATTGGGCCTTGGAAAACAGGTCTGTCCTCCACCCGAACCAGGGGCACTGTATTGCCCTGtgccccaccccagcttcccttGCTCTGAACCTACCCTTCCTCCACAATTTCCTAGGGTTCCATCACTGCCAGAGCACGCTGGACCTACGCCCAGCACTGGCTTGGGGTATATGCTTGGCCACCTCCACAGGGATCCTAGGGAAGTGTTCGGGACCTTTTCTCACTTCACCCAAGAGCCTGGTATCAGCAGGGAAGACTTCTTGGGAGCAGGTGAAGGAAGCTGAGGTTGTGCTGACCCGAGTGCTGCTAGAGAACTGTCCCAGGGCTGACAGGCCAGGCTTAGCTGAACAGATGTTATCACTGGCCCCAACTTACTTTGAGCAAGGGTGGCTGACCCAAAACCATGGGGTGCCAGTCAGCTGGATGACAGATGAACACTTCCCCATAACCATTTAG